The Gemmatimonadales bacterium genome includes a window with the following:
- the glmS gene encoding glutamine--fructose-6-phosphate transaminase (isomerizing) produces MCGIVGYVGPRQAGSILLDGLKRMEYRGYDSAGIAVINGAGVKVRKAAGKLGVLTEQLKSGPPEGTVGIGHTRWATHGAPTTPNAHPHLDQSGRIAVIHNGIIENATTIRKALEMRNHTFQSETDTEVLAHLIGEYYTGDLEEAVASALWDVEGAYGIAVICSEEPGTLVAARNGSPLLVGVGDGEYFVASDASAILEHTRSVVYLDDGEMAVLKRDGYRVRNLTQTHVAKTVNQIEWDLATIERGGYPHFMLKEIFEQPDSLRNTLRGHLLEEEGTARLRGLNLSDDDLKRFDRIVITACGTSWHAGLIGEYMIEELARVPVEVEYASEFRYRNPVLDDRCLVIAISQSGETADTLAAIREAKRRGARVIGLVNVVGSTIAREVDGGLYLRAGAEIGVASTKAFNSQVAALAMVALRLARLKNLSLLQGREFISALNRLPDQIRQILARAPEIEELAKRYHQATNCLYLGRGVNFPVALEGALKLKEISYIHAEGYPAAEMKHGPIALIDENMPVVIIAPKDAVYSKIVSNVEEVKARKGRVIALVTEGDVEIGKLAEETFPLPATHDLLTPILASVPLQLFSYYVAVLRGCNVDQPRNLAKSVTVE; encoded by the coding sequence ATGTGCGGAATTGTCGGATACGTAGGACCGCGGCAAGCGGGCAGCATCCTGCTCGATGGTCTCAAACGGATGGAATACCGGGGTTATGACTCGGCCGGTATTGCGGTCATCAACGGCGCCGGCGTCAAAGTCCGCAAGGCTGCGGGGAAACTGGGAGTGCTCACTGAGCAGCTCAAGTCCGGCCCGCCCGAAGGGACGGTCGGCATCGGCCATACCCGATGGGCGACTCACGGAGCGCCGACCACCCCCAATGCGCATCCCCATCTCGATCAGTCGGGCCGCATTGCCGTGATCCATAACGGCATCATCGAGAACGCGACCACGATTCGCAAAGCGCTCGAGATGCGCAACCACACCTTCCAGTCGGAAACCGACACCGAGGTGCTGGCGCATCTGATTGGCGAGTACTACACCGGCGATCTCGAAGAAGCCGTGGCCAGCGCCCTGTGGGACGTCGAAGGCGCCTACGGCATTGCGGTGATCTGCTCGGAGGAACCGGGCACTCTGGTTGCTGCGCGCAACGGCTCGCCGCTGCTGGTCGGTGTCGGCGACGGCGAGTACTTCGTCGCCTCAGACGCCTCGGCCATTCTGGAGCATACCAGGTCGGTCGTCTACCTCGACGACGGCGAAATGGCGGTGCTCAAGCGCGACGGCTACCGGGTGCGCAACCTGACCCAGACGCACGTGGCCAAGACGGTCAACCAGATCGAATGGGACCTCGCCACCATCGAGCGTGGCGGCTACCCCCACTTCATGCTCAAGGAAATCTTCGAACAGCCGGACAGCCTCCGGAATACACTGCGCGGACACCTGCTCGAAGAAGAGGGGACAGCGCGGCTGCGCGGTCTCAACCTGTCGGACGACGACCTCAAGCGTTTCGATCGTATCGTCATTACGGCCTGCGGCACCTCATGGCATGCCGGCTTGATCGGCGAGTACATGATCGAGGAACTGGCCCGCGTGCCGGTCGAGGTCGAGTACGCGTCCGAGTTCCGGTATCGCAATCCGGTGCTCGATGATCGTTGCCTGGTCATTGCCATTTCGCAGTCGGGCGAGACGGCCGACACGCTCGCGGCCATTCGAGAGGCCAAGCGGCGGGGCGCCCGGGTCATCGGTCTCGTCAACGTCGTCGGATCCACGATTGCGCGCGAAGTCGATGGCGGCCTCTACCTGCGCGCCGGTGCAGAGATCGGCGTTGCGAGTACCAAGGCATTCAACAGTCAGGTCGCTGCGCTGGCCATGGTGGCGCTTCGGTTGGCGCGCCTCAAGAACCTGAGCCTGCTGCAGGGTCGCGAGTTCATTTCGGCGCTGAACCGCCTGCCTGATCAGATTCGTCAGATCCTGGCGCGCGCGCCGGAAATCGAAGAGCTGGCCAAGCGATACCATCAGGCCACGAACTGCCTCTACCTGGGCCGCGGCGTCAACTTCCCGGTGGCGCTCGAGGGTGCGCTCAAGCTCAAGGAGATTTCCTACATCCACGCCGAGGGCTACCCGGCGGCCGAGATGAAGCACGGTCCGATCGCGCTGATCGACGAGAACATGCCCGTCGTAATCATTGCGCCCAAGGACGCCGTCTACTCGAAGATCGTGTCCAATGTCGAAGAGGTGAAAGCGCGGAAAGGGCGCGTCATTGCCCTCGTCACAGAGGGTGATGTCGAGATCGGCAAGCTGGCGGAGGAAACGTTCCCGCTGCCGGCCACGCACGACCTGCTGACACCGATTCTGGCGAGTGTCCCGCTGCAGCTGTTCTCGTACTATGTGGCGGTGCTGCGCGGATGCAACGTCGACCAACCCCGGAACCTCGCCAAGAGCGTTACGGTCGAGTAG
- a CDS encoding HD-GYP domain-containing protein, with amino-acid sequence LEKKDVYTRGHSQRVSWYAVKTGLVLGYTGALLDQIRLGGDLHDIGKIGTRDAVLHKPGPLTPEEFLEIQKHVIEGEEILEPLRQDHPAVLQIVRFHHERLDGSGFPDGLKGDAIPMVARIACVVDAFDAMTTNRAYRTCRGPAEAMEELRRCAGRQFDPEVVLAFERAFPDLDKLLPSS; translated from the coding sequence TGCTGGAGAAGAAGGACGTCTATACCCGGGGCCATTCGCAGCGGGTCAGCTGGTACGCGGTCAAGACGGGCCTGGTGCTCGGGTACACCGGGGCGCTGCTCGATCAGATCCGCTTGGGGGGCGACCTGCATGACATCGGCAAGATCGGCACCCGCGACGCGGTGCTCCACAAGCCCGGGCCGCTCACGCCGGAAGAGTTTCTGGAAATCCAGAAGCACGTCATCGAGGGGGAGGAGATTCTGGAGCCGCTCCGACAGGATCATCCGGCGGTGCTGCAGATCGTGCGGTTCCATCACGAGCGGCTCGACGGTTCCGGCTTTCCGGATGGCCTCAAGGGCGATGCGATTCCCATGGTGGCCCGAATTGCCTGCGTGGTCGATGCCTTCGATGCCATGACGACCAATCGCGCCTACCGCACCTGTCGCGGTCCTGCGGAAGCGATGGAGGAGCTGCGCCGCTGCGCCGGGCGGCAGTTTGATCCCGAAGTCGTCCTGGCGTTCGAGCGTGCCTTTCCCGATCTGGACAAGTTGCTCCCCTCGTCCTGA
- the glmM gene encoding phosphoglucosamine mutase, translating into MTSSTLMISVSGMRGLVGSDLTPELVARHAAALGSWARSSGRPLVVLGRDARTSGEMFTHAAVAGLMSVGVDVVDVGVVPTPTVQLAVEHHHAGAGLIITASHNPIAWNALKFVGPDGIFLDAAAGTAVRRLAEQGVPRGGWDGIGSLRTDPDAIARHLDAVLALPLIDAPLIRSRGFRVALDCVRGAGGRVIPALLERLGCEVIGIHLETDGRFPHEPEPIPENLGDLSRLVRESGADIGMAVDPDVDRLALVDERGDPIGEDYTLAFAVRAVLGHPSSRGDGSIPTVVANLSTSLVVEDAARECGGRFVRAPVGEANVAATIKAEKALIGGEGNGGVILPALHIGRDAPLGVALILQHLAVTAQRPSQIVAAAPRYKIVKAKSPRGIDLDVLYPALRSRFPDAEADMRDGLRLSWSDRWVHVRPSGTEPIIRYIAEAPTEALAQELIATCQGL; encoded by the coding sequence ATGACCTCTTCGACCCTGATGATCTCGGTATCCGGCATGCGTGGCCTCGTCGGTTCGGACCTGACGCCCGAACTGGTGGCCCGCCACGCGGCTGCTCTTGGCAGCTGGGCACGATCGAGCGGTCGGCCGCTCGTCGTCCTGGGCCGCGATGCGCGAACCAGCGGGGAGATGTTCACCCATGCTGCCGTTGCCGGGCTGATGTCGGTGGGCGTGGACGTCGTCGACGTCGGCGTGGTCCCGACACCGACCGTGCAGCTGGCGGTGGAGCACCATCACGCGGGGGCGGGGCTGATCATCACGGCGAGCCACAATCCGATTGCCTGGAACGCCCTCAAGTTCGTTGGCCCTGACGGGATCTTTCTCGATGCCGCTGCGGGCACTGCGGTGCGTCGGCTGGCTGAGCAGGGCGTGCCGCGCGGCGGCTGGGACGGCATCGGATCGTTGCGCACCGACCCCGACGCGATTGCTCGCCATCTCGATGCGGTCCTGGCCTTGCCGCTGATCGACGCGCCGCTGATCCGGAGCCGCGGATTTCGAGTCGCGCTCGATTGCGTTCGAGGGGCTGGCGGGCGTGTGATTCCGGCGTTGCTCGAGCGTCTAGGCTGTGAGGTCATCGGCATCCATCTCGAGACCGACGGCCGGTTTCCCCACGAGCCGGAGCCGATTCCGGAAAACCTGGGCGACTTGAGCCGACTGGTGCGCGAGTCGGGAGCCGATATCGGGATGGCGGTCGACCCGGACGTCGACCGACTCGCCCTGGTCGACGAGCGCGGCGACCCGATCGGCGAGGACTATACGCTCGCCTTTGCGGTGCGGGCCGTCCTGGGTCACCCGTCGAGCCGCGGGGACGGCTCCATCCCGACCGTGGTCGCGAACCTGTCCACCTCGCTCGTCGTCGAAGACGCGGCACGGGAGTGCGGCGGCCGATTCGTGCGCGCGCCCGTCGGCGAGGCCAATGTTGCGGCCACGATCAAGGCGGAGAAGGCGCTGATCGGGGGCGAAGGTAACGGGGGCGTCATTCTTCCAGCGCTCCACATTGGTCGTGATGCGCCGTTAGGTGTGGCGCTGATCTTGCAGCATCTTGCGGTGACGGCGCAACGACCGAGTCAGATCGTTGCAGCGGCGCCACGGTACAAGATCGTCAAAGCCAAATCCCCACGGGGCATCGACTTAGACGTTCTGTACCCGGCGCTGCGCAGCCGGTTCCCGGACGCCGAGGCCGATATGAGGGATGGGCTTCGGCTCTCCTGGTCGGATCGGTGGGTGCATGTTCGTCCATCGGGAACCGAGCCGATCATCCGGTACATCGCCGAAGCGCCTACGGAGGCTTTGGCGCAGGAACTCATTGCAACCTGTCAGGGCCTGTAA